From Paenibacillus sp. FSL H8-0537:
TTTTTATCAAAGTGGATAGCGTTCTCACAAATGGCCAGCCTTTCCTTCGGGTAGTAATAGAAGATAATGGAGAGGGTTTTCCCGAAGAAATGATGGAAGAAGTAAATTTTTCGGATTTGCAGCAAAGCGGAACGGGGGAAAAAGTGGGAATCAGCAACATCCAAAGAACCCTAAAACTTTTATACAAACGGGACAGGCTGTTAACGCTATCCAATATACAGCCATCCGGTGCCAAGGTGGAAATCGTGATTCCTATGGAAGACGCAGGGTAAACTCCATACAAAGGGGATGAAACAGATGCAATGTTTATTAATTGACGATGATATCCCGACAGTAAACGTCTTGAACGATTTTGTAGACTGGGATGCATTCGGCATTTCCAAAATCACAACCGCTCACAATATATCCGATGCGAAATTGCTATTTGAACAGAGTATCCCTGACATTATCATATGTGATATTGAAATGCCAAAGGGTACCGGGCTCGATATGATCAAATGGGTAAGAGAGCATAAATACGACTGCGGCTTTATTTTCTTTACCTGTCATGAAAGCTTTGATTTTGCCTCCACAGCCATTTCGTTTAATGCGGATGCGTATGTCATTAAGCCCTTCGATAAAGATAAACTGGAGACGTCTCTAATAAAGGCGATAGATGTCATCAAGCAAAGAAGGGAACTCAATGCATACAGCAAATACGGACAGGCATGGTTGAAAAATCGTGATCTTGTTGAGCAGGGCTTCTGGAGAGACATTATGTTTGCGACGATACCTCCCCGACTCGATGTGATTCAGTCCGAAATGCGGAAAAGGGATTTGGACATCCATTTAGAGGAACGTTATCTGCTTGTGATTACCTGCGTCAGCAAAAACGATATGGAGATCGAATGGAACGATAACACGTTCAAATATGCCCTGCATAACTTATGTTCGGATATATGGTTTGGGACGACCGATCACTCCCAAATCGTCACTTACAAAATGGAGGATGTTTTTTACAGCGCTTTAATTATACCTGAGCTGGAATCCATCGATGTGGCAAAGGAGAAATGCAATAAACTCATTAAACAATGCAGGAAGCTATTCCGCTGCACGGCTACTTCCTATATTTCAGAAGGGAATGCCATATTCCAAATCGCCGAAGCTAAAATAAGGCTAGAGGAAATGGATAAAAAGAACATCATTTATAAAGGTGAAGTTCATGATGGCAAGGAGCGTTTTATTCCTTCCTACTCTGAACCTTATTCGCTCGATGTTGCTCTAATGAATACGTTGTTTATTCAAGGAGAAAGAGTGAAGATCGTTCATTTGTTGAAAAAGGAACTAGAGCTGCTTGCGTCTCTAAATAAACTGGATGTGAATACAATACGTGCCATACACCAGGATTTCGTACAGGTTGTCTATGCCCTATTGTATAAAAACAATATTCAGGCTCATAAATTATTTTCGGATGAGGTCGCCCAGCAATTGGCTCAAAGCTCGAATGGCAGTGTATTTGAATTCATGAAGTGGGCAAATTATGTAACGAATACAACGATTGATTTTCTAAAGCTGATCATAGCTTCTGAAGGTGTCGTTGAAAAGGCAAAAAGATTCATCCAAGAGCATTACGATCAGGATTTAAATCGGGAAGATATAGCAGCAGTCGTGTTTTTAACGCCGGACTATTTAGCTAAACGCTTTAAACTGGAAACAGGCTTGTCGGTCAAGGAGTATTTGAATGAGTACCGGGTAAAGGTTGCACAAGAAATGCTTACCCATAGTAAGGAAAGTATTAGCCATATTGCGACCCAAACGGGATTTGACAGTCTGTCCTATTTCTCCACTGTATTTAAAAAAGTAACAGGCGACACTCCGAATGCGTTTCGGGCTAAATATAACGTACTGAGGATTTAACATCCGAAAAAATAATCAACGGCAACTAGGTTACCCAGAAGAGGTGGCGAAGTTGCTGTTTTTTTATCGAGTAAAGAAGATGGATGGGATTCAAATCATAAGCAGAGTGCTTATTTTTTAAAAAAGAGCACGGATTTATTAAAGTTTTGAAAGTGGATTGAAGTTAAGATAAAGAAGATTCATTATTCGAATGGAGGCAGAACAAATGAGCACAAAGAGGGGAATCACTGCACTGCTTTTGTCCGTAACCTTAATCGGTTCGTCGTTAACCGCGTGCGGCACAGAATCCGCGAACGAAACGACTAAAGAGGCTGCTGGAAAGGTTGAAAAAGTGGTATTCGCACTCCCGTCATTTAACCGAATTCCTGACGATCTTAGCCGCGTAACGGAAGCTATTAATAAGATTACGAAGGAAAAGATTAATGTAGAGGTTGAATTGAAATTGTATGGACCAGCTGATTATAGTCAGAAAGTAAACCTGGCGCTGCAAAGCGGTGAGCAGTTGGACATCTTTACAGGCTTCGAGCAGTTCGCGAATTTTGCATCGAAAAAGCAGCTTTATCCGATGAATGATCTTCTACAGCAATATGGGAAGGAAATGAAAGGAATTCTAGATAAGGATTTCGGTGATGATCTCCTTGAAGCTACAACGATTGATGGTCAAATTTACGGGATTCCCGCAAATAAAGGGATGGCGCTTCCAACTAATTTGGTCTACAACTCCGATATGATGTCGGAAATTGGCGTGTCCGCTGACGATATCCAATCGGTAAAGGATCTGCCGGCGGTATTTGATGCCTTGCAAGAAAAGCTTCCTGATGTCGTTCCTTTCGGACCCATCAATGTCAGCCCTAGTGATACGGGCTTGGTGAGGCTGTTAAGGGGAACGCATAAAGTCGACTTTCTGACGGACAGTACGGGTGTCGGTGTCGTCATCGGAAATGACGGCAAGGTGCGGAATTTTTACGAAACAGATGAATTTAAAGCTGGCGCTTCAATGATGAGAGACTGGTACAACAAAGGGTACTTGCAGAAGGATGCGGCAACCGCTTCAAGTCCATTTTCTGAAATTATATCCTCAGGCCGCGGGTTCGCCTTTATGGGAGGGTATAGCGGCATGGCCCTTGCACAAGCACTTAGCGCACAAACGGGAAAGAATCTGGAGACAAAACGCATTGCACCCTTCTATTTCGATACGATTGCAGTCAATGCTGTTGTTTGGATGGTCTCCAGCAGGAGTAAAGTTCCAGATGCTTCCATGAAGTTTTTAAACTTATTATATACGGATGCTGAACTTATTAACACGCTGCTGTATGGCATTGAAGGCGAGGATTATGTGAAGGTTGATGAGCATCATGTCAAGTTCCCAGAAGGAAAAAATGCTTCTACGGTTGCTTACACCGCGTATTTGAGTTCTGGAATTGTTGGTTCGGAGTCTCTTCAGTATCAGCTTGAGGGTGCAGATTGGTCAGATATTGAGCTGAAGCTGAAAGAAAATAAAGAGACGGAAAGATCTCCGTATTTTGGATTTATTTTCGACCAAAACAGTGTGAAAACTCAAATGACCTCTATTAACAATGTCGTCAATCAATACCTTCCTGGGTTGGTTACCGGATCGCTTGACCCAGAAACGACGATACCAAAATTCACAGAAGCGCTGAACAATGCTGGCGCGGAAGCCATTATCAAGGCGAAACAGGAACAGCTTGACGCGTGGCTGGCGAACAAGAAGCAATAAAACAAGTAAGATGTCCAAGGTGGAGCTTATAGCAGGCTGCAAGCTCCACCTTAGACAAAAGGAGACATGTTGATGAACGCTACGGTTGCAAAACGCCGGGAATTAAAAAAGATGATGCCGCTGCTGCTTCTTGCGGCCCCAGGTCTGCTTTATTTGCTCATTAATAATTATATTCCGATGCTGGGAATCTTTATTGGGTTCAAAGAAGTAGATTTTACGAAAGGGATATTTGGCAGCGATTGGGTTGGGTTCGATAATTTTAAGTTTCTCTTTAATACAAGCGATGCCTTCATCATGACAAGAAATACGATTTTATATAACGTAGCTTTTATTGTTTTAGGCACGATCTGTTCGGTTTTTATAGCTTTGCTCATGTCTGAGCTGTTAACGAAGGTATACTCGAAGTTTTTCCAGTCCGGTCTAGTACTCCCGAATCTGATATCTATGGTGGTGCTGTCTTATCTCGTATTTGCTTTTCTTAATTCGGATAGCGGATTTATTAATCTTTCCATTTTGCGTCCGTTGGGACTTCCGGAAATCAGCTGGTATTCGGAGGCCAAATATTGGCCCTATATATTAGTTATCATTCAATTGTGGAAATCTGCGGGCTACGGCTCAATCGTTTATTTTGCATTTATCGCTGGCATCGATAAGAGCATTTATGAAGCTGCGAAGATCGATGGCGCAGGCAAACTGAAGCAAATTTTCAATATAACGCTGCCTTTGCTGAAACCAACGATCATTATACTAGGACTCCTTTCGGTTGGGAGAATCTTTAATTCTGATTTTGGCCTGTTCTATCAAGTGCCGATGAATGCAGGCGCCTTGTACAGCACCACACAGACGATCGATACGTATGTGTACCGTGCTCTCATTCAATTAAATGATATTGGAATGTCCGCAGCAGCCGGTCTCTATCAGTCGTTAGTTGGTTTCATTCTTGTGTTGATTGTGAATGCGATTGTCAGAAAAGTAAATGCTGACAATGCTTTATTTTAGGGGGTAAATACGTTGATACAAACAAGAGGGGAACGGACCTTTGCCCATTTCTCAGCCATCGTTATGTCTTTGATCACCTTAGCGGCTTTTTTACCCTTTATTTTAATTTTCGTGGCTTCTTTTACGGAAGAGTCGGCCTTGATCAGCAACGGATACAGCTACTTTCCGGAAAAATGGAGCCTGGATGCCTATGTGTACATGTACACAACCGCTTCAACTTTTGTGAGAGCCTACGGTGTATCCTTCTTCGTCACCATTGTCGGGACCGCTGTCAGCACGATTCTGACCGCCATGCTTGCCTATCCGATGGCAAGAAGAGACTTTAAGCTTCATAATGTTTTGGCCTTTATTGTCTTTTTCACGATGCTGTTTAGCGGTGGAGTAGTCCCTAGCTATATGATGTGGACGAAATTTTTTCATATTAAGGATTCAATGTGGGCGTTAATCGTGCCTAGCTATCTGATAAGCGGTTTTAACGTTCTGCTCGTTCGCAACTATTATAAAAATAATGTGCCTGTGGATTTGATCGAATCGGCACAAATCGACGGCGCTTCCGAGCTGAAAACCTTTTACAGAATTATGCTTCCATTATCCATTCCGGTTTTGGTGACAATCGGTTTGTTTACAGCCTTGACGTACTGGAATGATTGGATCAATGCCTTGTATTATATAACGAAGCCTCAATACTATGGCGTTCAAAATCTTTTGATTCAGTTAATGAACAATATTCAATTTTTAAAGTCTGACCAGGCGAGCAGTATGATTGGTGCCGGCGCCGTAGAGCTTCCCAGCACGGCAGTTCGGATGGCAATGGCTGTTATTGGCATTTTGCCGATTTTAGTTGTCCTTCCCTTCCTTCAGAAGTATTTGACTAAAGGCGTCGTAATTGGAGCAGTAAAAGGATAATGAGAGGAAAGTCAAAGGATAGATAAAGGAGAGAAGAAAATGAAGGTACAAGAAGTAATAGACACGGTTATATTCGATACTTGCGGCGAACGGAAATTGGAGAAATCAGGGGATCTATTAATGAGCGGCGATCCTAATATGGAAGTGACGGGTATTGTCACGAGCTTTATGGCTACCGTCGATGTGATCAGAAAGGCGATTGCGCATGGCGCGAACATGATCATTACCCACGAGCCCACCTT
This genomic window contains:
- a CDS encoding helix-turn-helix domain-containing protein; its protein translation is MQCLLIDDDIPTVNVLNDFVDWDAFGISKITTAHNISDAKLLFEQSIPDIIICDIEMPKGTGLDMIKWVREHKYDCGFIFFTCHESFDFASTAISFNADAYVIKPFDKDKLETSLIKAIDVIKQRRELNAYSKYGQAWLKNRDLVEQGFWRDIMFATIPPRLDVIQSEMRKRDLDIHLEERYLLVITCVSKNDMEIEWNDNTFKYALHNLCSDIWFGTTDHSQIVTYKMEDVFYSALIIPELESIDVAKEKCNKLIKQCRKLFRCTATSYISEGNAIFQIAEAKIRLEEMDKKNIIYKGEVHDGKERFIPSYSEPYSLDVALMNTLFIQGERVKIVHLLKKELELLASLNKLDVNTIRAIHQDFVQVVYALLYKNNIQAHKLFSDEVAQQLAQSSNGSVFEFMKWANYVTNTTIDFLKLIIASEGVVEKAKRFIQEHYDQDLNREDIAAVVFLTPDYLAKRFKLETGLSVKEYLNEYRVKVAQEMLTHSKESISHIATQTGFDSLSYFSTVFKKVTGDTPNAFRAKYNVLRI
- a CDS encoding ABC transporter substrate-binding protein; protein product: MSTKRGITALLLSVTLIGSSLTACGTESANETTKEAAGKVEKVVFALPSFNRIPDDLSRVTEAINKITKEKINVEVELKLYGPADYSQKVNLALQSGEQLDIFTGFEQFANFASKKQLYPMNDLLQQYGKEMKGILDKDFGDDLLEATTIDGQIYGIPANKGMALPTNLVYNSDMMSEIGVSADDIQSVKDLPAVFDALQEKLPDVVPFGPINVSPSDTGLVRLLRGTHKVDFLTDSTGVGVVIGNDGKVRNFYETDEFKAGASMMRDWYNKGYLQKDAATASSPFSEIISSGRGFAFMGGYSGMALAQALSAQTGKNLETKRIAPFYFDTIAVNAVVWMVSSRSKVPDASMKFLNLLYTDAELINTLLYGIEGEDYVKVDEHHVKFPEGKNASTVAYTAYLSSGIVGSESLQYQLEGADWSDIELKLKENKETERSPYFGFIFDQNSVKTQMTSINNVVNQYLPGLVTGSLDPETTIPKFTEALNNAGAEAIIKAKQEQLDAWLANKKQ
- a CDS encoding ABC transporter permease subunit; amino-acid sequence: MNATVAKRRELKKMMPLLLLAAPGLLYLLINNYIPMLGIFIGFKEVDFTKGIFGSDWVGFDNFKFLFNTSDAFIMTRNTILYNVAFIVLGTICSVFIALLMSELLTKVYSKFFQSGLVLPNLISMVVLSYLVFAFLNSDSGFINLSILRPLGLPEISWYSEAKYWPYILVIIQLWKSAGYGSIVYFAFIAGIDKSIYEAAKIDGAGKLKQIFNITLPLLKPTIIILGLLSVGRIFNSDFGLFYQVPMNAGALYSTTQTIDTYVYRALIQLNDIGMSAAAGLYQSLVGFILVLIVNAIVRKVNADNALF
- a CDS encoding carbohydrate ABC transporter permease, with the translated sequence MIQTRGERTFAHFSAIVMSLITLAAFLPFILIFVASFTEESALISNGYSYFPEKWSLDAYVYMYTTASTFVRAYGVSFFVTIVGTAVSTILTAMLAYPMARRDFKLHNVLAFIVFFTMLFSGGVVPSYMMWTKFFHIKDSMWALIVPSYLISGFNVLLVRNYYKNNVPVDLIESAQIDGASELKTFYRIMLPLSIPVLVTIGLFTALTYWNDWINALYYITKPQYYGVQNLLIQLMNNIQFLKSDQASSMIGAGAVELPSTAVRMAMAVIGILPILVVLPFLQKYLTKGVVIGAVKG